A stretch of Myceligenerans xiligouense DNA encodes these proteins:
- a CDS encoding GNAT family N-acetyltransferase — protein sequence MVAEESPYEFSADPGRIDPARVYALLAEHAYWVADRSREVQDAAIAGSRNYAVYARESGTLVGYARVVTDGATFAWLADVVVDPAHRRRGLARLLVEGITGDLDRLGVARTLLRASSEGRALYEDLGWKPVDEPDAWMARYRI from the coding sequence ATGGTTGCCGAAGAGTCGCCGTACGAGTTCTCCGCCGACCCCGGCCGCATCGACCCGGCGCGGGTGTACGCCCTGCTGGCGGAGCACGCCTACTGGGTGGCCGACCGGTCGCGTGAGGTGCAGGACGCCGCGATCGCCGGGTCGCGCAACTACGCGGTGTACGCGCGCGAGTCCGGCACGCTCGTCGGCTACGCCCGCGTCGTGACCGACGGCGCGACGTTCGCGTGGCTGGCCGACGTCGTCGTGGACCCGGCCCATCGCCGCCGCGGCCTCGCGCGCCTCCTGGTCGAGGGGATCACCGGGGATCTGGACCGGCTCGGCGTGGCGCGGACCCTGCTGCGGGCGTCGAGCGAGGGCCGTGCGCTCTACGAGGACCTCGGCTGGAAGCCCGTGGACGAGCCCGACGCCTGGATGGCCCGCTACCGCATCTGA